A window of Juglans regia cultivar Chandler chromosome 7, Walnut 2.0, whole genome shotgun sequence contains these coding sequences:
- the LOC108992743 gene encoding uncharacterized protein At3g49140 isoform X4: MAIAAATSLPLEGVCCSTSYWITNSCLIPSFDRRRVPGPAGIRCKIPFFGSTQFHWLSSGHDLCLSKVSVAADYPDSVPDSSSYTSDRAYHPLEDLKVSRRIRYTKLSSAETARTTVEANNFALLVFPGMVHCEPHEQISWAEFQYVIDDYGDIYFEIFDDANILEDRGASNPVNVLIGMEIPIYKNRNKAAAHNISIEEGFFDDEVVDSEGPDIPVDWGMLDTSSLVHPIYFAKCLTMASSMEYNKKMDDPSNGVSIVGCLRPAFADEESYIRTLFHCVDSDGYSSDWKDEEFSSLNSESDQVNTGSTLYRLEMMRIELFSVYGVQSEVSLQDFLDAEPDVLAHSTPAIVERFGEMGISCNVALKALCKKKGLDVEATSEVAAEKQIQQLLFPRSRRKKLRNHVVGLRDMDSY; the protein is encoded by the exons ATGGCGATCGCAGCTGCTACTTCACTCCCCCTCG AGGGGGTCTGTTGCTCAACATCATATTGGATAACAAACAGCTGCCTCATACCTTCTTTTGATCGTCGTAGAGTTCCCGGTCCTGCTGGCATAAG ATGCAAGATTCCATTTTTTGGATCAACTCAATTCCATTGGCTGTCTTCAGGACATGATCTTTGTCTTTCAAAAGTTTCAGTTGCTGCTGACTACCCAGATTCTGTTCCTGATTCTTCTAGTTACACCAGTGACAGAGCTTACCATCCTCTTGAAGATCTAAAAGTTTCCAGAAGAATCCGCTACACTAAACTTAGTTCAGCTGAAACTGCAAGAACCACAGTCGAG GCTAACAACTTTGCTTTGCTGGTCTTTCCTGGGATGGTACATTGTGAACCGCATGAACAAATTTCATGGGCTGAATTTCAGTATGTTATCGATGACTACGGAG atatatattttgaaatttttgatgaTGCAAACATCTTAGAAGATCGTGGAGCAAGTAATCCTGTG AATGTGTTGATTGGAATGGAGATTCCAATATATAAGAACAGAAACAAAGCTGCTGCACACAACATTTCTATTGAAGAAGGCTTTTTTGACGATGAG GTTGTGGATTCTGAAGGGCCTGATATTCCAGTGGACTGGGGAATGCTAGATACTTCTAGCTTGGTCCACCCTATTTATTTTGCTAAATGCTTGACGATG GCCTCTAGTATGGAgtacaataaaaaaatggatgatCCGTCAAATGGTGTTTCCATTGTGGGCTGCCTCAGACCTGCTTTTGCTGATGAAGAATCATATATTAGAACACTGTTTCATTGTGTAGATAGTGATGGATACAGCTCAGACTGGAAAG ATGAAGAATTCTCGAGCTTGAATTCTGAAAGTGATCAAGTCAACACTGGCTCAACTTTGTACAGGCTGGAGATGATGAGAATAGAGCTATTCTCTGTGTATGGTGTCCAG TCTGAAGTTAGCTTGCAAGATTTTCTAGATGCTGAGCCTGATGTTCTTGCACATTCTACTCCAGCAATTGTAGAGCGGTTTGGCGAGATGGGTATTAGTTGCAATGTTGCTCTTAAAGCTCTTTGCAAAAAGAAGGGTCTGGATGTTGAG GCGACTTCTGAAGTTGCAGCCGAGAAGCAGATTCAGCAACTTCTGTTTCCCCGTTCTCGCcgcaaaaaattaagaaatcatGTGGTTGGACTTCGGGATATGGATTCGTATTAA
- the LOC108992743 gene encoding uncharacterized protein At3g49140 isoform X5 — MAIAAATSLPLVPYCGACHAEGVCCSTSYWITNSCLIPSFDRRRVPGPAGISDRAYHPLEDLKVSRRIRYTKLSSAETARTTVEANNFALLVFPGMVHCEPHEQISWAEFQYVIDDYGDIYFEIFDDANILEDRGASNPVNVLIGMEIPIYKNRNKAAAHNISIEEGFFDDEVVDSEGPDIPVDWGMLDTSSLVHPIYFAKCLTMASSMEYNKKMDDPSNGVSIVGCLRPAFADEESYIRTLFHCVDSDGYSSDWKDEEFSSLNSESDQVNTGSTLYRLEMMRIELFSVYGVQSEVSLQDFLDAEPDVLAHSTPAIVERFGEMGISCNVALKALCKKKGLDVESAHLIGVDSLGMDVRVFSGVEVQTHRFPFKVKATSEVAAEKQIQQLLFPRSRRKKLRNHVVGLRDMDSY; from the exons ATGGCGATCGCAGCTGCTACTTCACTCCCCCTCG TTCCTTATTGTGGTGCATGTCATGCAGAGGGGGTCTGTTGCTCAACATCATATTGGATAACAAACAGCTGCCTCATACCTTCTTTTGATCGTCGTAGAGTTCCCGGTCCTGCTGGCATAAG TGACAGAGCTTACCATCCTCTTGAAGATCTAAAAGTTTCCAGAAGAATCCGCTACACTAAACTTAGTTCAGCTGAAACTGCAAGAACCACAGTCGAG GCTAACAACTTTGCTTTGCTGGTCTTTCCTGGGATGGTACATTGTGAACCGCATGAACAAATTTCATGGGCTGAATTTCAGTATGTTATCGATGACTACGGAG atatatattttgaaatttttgatgaTGCAAACATCTTAGAAGATCGTGGAGCAAGTAATCCTGTG AATGTGTTGATTGGAATGGAGATTCCAATATATAAGAACAGAAACAAAGCTGCTGCACACAACATTTCTATTGAAGAAGGCTTTTTTGACGATGAG GTTGTGGATTCTGAAGGGCCTGATATTCCAGTGGACTGGGGAATGCTAGATACTTCTAGCTTGGTCCACCCTATTTATTTTGCTAAATGCTTGACGATG GCCTCTAGTATGGAgtacaataaaaaaatggatgatCCGTCAAATGGTGTTTCCATTGTGGGCTGCCTCAGACCTGCTTTTGCTGATGAAGAATCATATATTAGAACACTGTTTCATTGTGTAGATAGTGATGGATACAGCTCAGACTGGAAAG ATGAAGAATTCTCGAGCTTGAATTCTGAAAGTGATCAAGTCAACACTGGCTCAACTTTGTACAGGCTGGAGATGATGAGAATAGAGCTATTCTCTGTGTATGGTGTCCAG TCTGAAGTTAGCTTGCAAGATTTTCTAGATGCTGAGCCTGATGTTCTTGCACATTCTACTCCAGCAATTGTAGAGCGGTTTGGCGAGATGGGTATTAGTTGCAATGTTGCTCTTAAAGCTCTTTGCAAAAAGAAGGGTCTGGATGTTGAG TCAGCTCATTTGATTGGGGTTGACAGTCTGGGCATGGATGTTAGGGTTTTCTCTGGGGTGGAAGTACAAACACATCGTTTTCCTTTCAAAGTCAAG GCGACTTCTGAAGTTGCAGCCGAGAAGCAGATTCAGCAACTTCTGTTTCCCCGTTCTCGCcgcaaaaaattaagaaatcatGTGGTTGGACTTCGGGATATGGATTCGTATTAA
- the LOC108992743 gene encoding uncharacterized protein At3g49140 isoform X3, giving the protein MAIAAATSLPLVPYCGACHAEGVCCSTSYWITNSCLIPSFDRRRVPGPAGIRCKIPFFGSTQFHWLSSGHDLCLSKVSVAADYPDSVPDSSSYTSDRAYHPLEDLKVSRRIRYTKLSSAETARTTVEANNFALLVFPGMVHCEPHEQISWAEFQYVIDDYGDIYFEIFDDANILEDRGASNPVNVLIGMEIPIYKNRNKAAAHNISIEEGFFDDEVVDSEGPDIPVDWGMLDTSSLVHPIYFAKCLTMASSMEYNKKMDDPSNGVSIVGCLRPAFADEESYIRTLFHCVDSDGYSSDWKDEEFSSLNSESDQVNTGSTLYRLEMMRIELFSVYGVQSEVSLQDFLDAEPDVLAHSTPAIVERFGEMGISCNVALKALCKKKGLDVEATSEVAAEKQIQQLLFPRSRRKKLRNHVVGLRDMDSY; this is encoded by the exons ATGGCGATCGCAGCTGCTACTTCACTCCCCCTCG TTCCTTATTGTGGTGCATGTCATGCAGAGGGGGTCTGTTGCTCAACATCATATTGGATAACAAACAGCTGCCTCATACCTTCTTTTGATCGTCGTAGAGTTCCCGGTCCTGCTGGCATAAG ATGCAAGATTCCATTTTTTGGATCAACTCAATTCCATTGGCTGTCTTCAGGACATGATCTTTGTCTTTCAAAAGTTTCAGTTGCTGCTGACTACCCAGATTCTGTTCCTGATTCTTCTAGTTACACCAGTGACAGAGCTTACCATCCTCTTGAAGATCTAAAAGTTTCCAGAAGAATCCGCTACACTAAACTTAGTTCAGCTGAAACTGCAAGAACCACAGTCGAG GCTAACAACTTTGCTTTGCTGGTCTTTCCTGGGATGGTACATTGTGAACCGCATGAACAAATTTCATGGGCTGAATTTCAGTATGTTATCGATGACTACGGAG atatatattttgaaatttttgatgaTGCAAACATCTTAGAAGATCGTGGAGCAAGTAATCCTGTG AATGTGTTGATTGGAATGGAGATTCCAATATATAAGAACAGAAACAAAGCTGCTGCACACAACATTTCTATTGAAGAAGGCTTTTTTGACGATGAG GTTGTGGATTCTGAAGGGCCTGATATTCCAGTGGACTGGGGAATGCTAGATACTTCTAGCTTGGTCCACCCTATTTATTTTGCTAAATGCTTGACGATG GCCTCTAGTATGGAgtacaataaaaaaatggatgatCCGTCAAATGGTGTTTCCATTGTGGGCTGCCTCAGACCTGCTTTTGCTGATGAAGAATCATATATTAGAACACTGTTTCATTGTGTAGATAGTGATGGATACAGCTCAGACTGGAAAG ATGAAGAATTCTCGAGCTTGAATTCTGAAAGTGATCAAGTCAACACTGGCTCAACTTTGTACAGGCTGGAGATGATGAGAATAGAGCTATTCTCTGTGTATGGTGTCCAG TCTGAAGTTAGCTTGCAAGATTTTCTAGATGCTGAGCCTGATGTTCTTGCACATTCTACTCCAGCAATTGTAGAGCGGTTTGGCGAGATGGGTATTAGTTGCAATGTTGCTCTTAAAGCTCTTTGCAAAAAGAAGGGTCTGGATGTTGAG GCGACTTCTGAAGTTGCAGCCGAGAAGCAGATTCAGCAACTTCTGTTTCCCCGTTCTCGCcgcaaaaaattaagaaatcatGTGGTTGGACTTCGGGATATGGATTCGTATTAA
- the LOC108992743 gene encoding uncharacterized protein At3g49140 isoform X1, which yields MAIAAATSLPLVPYCGACHAEGVCCSTSYWITNSCLIPSFDRRRVPGPAGIRCKIPFFGSTQFHWLSSGHDLCLSKVSVAADYPDSVPDSSSYTSDRAYHPLEDLKVSRRIRYTKLSSAETARTTVEANNFALLVFPGMVHCEPHEQISWAEFQYVIDDYGDIYFEIFDDANILEDRGASNPVNVLIGMEIPIYKNRNKAAAHNISIEEGFFDDEVVDSEGPDIPVDWGMLDTSSLVHPIYFAKCLTMASSMEYNKKMDDPSNGVSIVGCLRPAFADEESYIRTLFHCVDSDGYSSDWKDEEFSSLNSESDQVNTGSTLYRLEMMRIELFSVYGVQSEVSLQDFLDAEPDVLAHSTPAIVERFGEMGISCNVALKALCKKKGLDVESAHLIGVDSLGMDVRVFSGVEVQTHRFPFKVKATSEVAAEKQIQQLLFPRSRRKKLRNHVVGLRDMDSY from the exons ATGGCGATCGCAGCTGCTACTTCACTCCCCCTCG TTCCTTATTGTGGTGCATGTCATGCAGAGGGGGTCTGTTGCTCAACATCATATTGGATAACAAACAGCTGCCTCATACCTTCTTTTGATCGTCGTAGAGTTCCCGGTCCTGCTGGCATAAG ATGCAAGATTCCATTTTTTGGATCAACTCAATTCCATTGGCTGTCTTCAGGACATGATCTTTGTCTTTCAAAAGTTTCAGTTGCTGCTGACTACCCAGATTCTGTTCCTGATTCTTCTAGTTACACCAGTGACAGAGCTTACCATCCTCTTGAAGATCTAAAAGTTTCCAGAAGAATCCGCTACACTAAACTTAGTTCAGCTGAAACTGCAAGAACCACAGTCGAG GCTAACAACTTTGCTTTGCTGGTCTTTCCTGGGATGGTACATTGTGAACCGCATGAACAAATTTCATGGGCTGAATTTCAGTATGTTATCGATGACTACGGAG atatatattttgaaatttttgatgaTGCAAACATCTTAGAAGATCGTGGAGCAAGTAATCCTGTG AATGTGTTGATTGGAATGGAGATTCCAATATATAAGAACAGAAACAAAGCTGCTGCACACAACATTTCTATTGAAGAAGGCTTTTTTGACGATGAG GTTGTGGATTCTGAAGGGCCTGATATTCCAGTGGACTGGGGAATGCTAGATACTTCTAGCTTGGTCCACCCTATTTATTTTGCTAAATGCTTGACGATG GCCTCTAGTATGGAgtacaataaaaaaatggatgatCCGTCAAATGGTGTTTCCATTGTGGGCTGCCTCAGACCTGCTTTTGCTGATGAAGAATCATATATTAGAACACTGTTTCATTGTGTAGATAGTGATGGATACAGCTCAGACTGGAAAG ATGAAGAATTCTCGAGCTTGAATTCTGAAAGTGATCAAGTCAACACTGGCTCAACTTTGTACAGGCTGGAGATGATGAGAATAGAGCTATTCTCTGTGTATGGTGTCCAG TCTGAAGTTAGCTTGCAAGATTTTCTAGATGCTGAGCCTGATGTTCTTGCACATTCTACTCCAGCAATTGTAGAGCGGTTTGGCGAGATGGGTATTAGTTGCAATGTTGCTCTTAAAGCTCTTTGCAAAAAGAAGGGTCTGGATGTTGAG TCAGCTCATTTGATTGGGGTTGACAGTCTGGGCATGGATGTTAGGGTTTTCTCTGGGGTGGAAGTACAAACACATCGTTTTCCTTTCAAAGTCAAG GCGACTTCTGAAGTTGCAGCCGAGAAGCAGATTCAGCAACTTCTGTTTCCCCGTTCTCGCcgcaaaaaattaagaaatcatGTGGTTGGACTTCGGGATATGGATTCGTATTAA
- the LOC108992743 gene encoding uncharacterized protein At3g49140 isoform X2 encodes MAIAAATSLPLEGVCCSTSYWITNSCLIPSFDRRRVPGPAGIRCKIPFFGSTQFHWLSSGHDLCLSKVSVAADYPDSVPDSSSYTSDRAYHPLEDLKVSRRIRYTKLSSAETARTTVEANNFALLVFPGMVHCEPHEQISWAEFQYVIDDYGDIYFEIFDDANILEDRGASNPVNVLIGMEIPIYKNRNKAAAHNISIEEGFFDDEVVDSEGPDIPVDWGMLDTSSLVHPIYFAKCLTMASSMEYNKKMDDPSNGVSIVGCLRPAFADEESYIRTLFHCVDSDGYSSDWKDEEFSSLNSESDQVNTGSTLYRLEMMRIELFSVYGVQSEVSLQDFLDAEPDVLAHSTPAIVERFGEMGISCNVALKALCKKKGLDVESAHLIGVDSLGMDVRVFSGVEVQTHRFPFKVKATSEVAAEKQIQQLLFPRSRRKKLRNHVVGLRDMDSY; translated from the exons ATGGCGATCGCAGCTGCTACTTCACTCCCCCTCG AGGGGGTCTGTTGCTCAACATCATATTGGATAACAAACAGCTGCCTCATACCTTCTTTTGATCGTCGTAGAGTTCCCGGTCCTGCTGGCATAAG ATGCAAGATTCCATTTTTTGGATCAACTCAATTCCATTGGCTGTCTTCAGGACATGATCTTTGTCTTTCAAAAGTTTCAGTTGCTGCTGACTACCCAGATTCTGTTCCTGATTCTTCTAGTTACACCAGTGACAGAGCTTACCATCCTCTTGAAGATCTAAAAGTTTCCAGAAGAATCCGCTACACTAAACTTAGTTCAGCTGAAACTGCAAGAACCACAGTCGAG GCTAACAACTTTGCTTTGCTGGTCTTTCCTGGGATGGTACATTGTGAACCGCATGAACAAATTTCATGGGCTGAATTTCAGTATGTTATCGATGACTACGGAG atatatattttgaaatttttgatgaTGCAAACATCTTAGAAGATCGTGGAGCAAGTAATCCTGTG AATGTGTTGATTGGAATGGAGATTCCAATATATAAGAACAGAAACAAAGCTGCTGCACACAACATTTCTATTGAAGAAGGCTTTTTTGACGATGAG GTTGTGGATTCTGAAGGGCCTGATATTCCAGTGGACTGGGGAATGCTAGATACTTCTAGCTTGGTCCACCCTATTTATTTTGCTAAATGCTTGACGATG GCCTCTAGTATGGAgtacaataaaaaaatggatgatCCGTCAAATGGTGTTTCCATTGTGGGCTGCCTCAGACCTGCTTTTGCTGATGAAGAATCATATATTAGAACACTGTTTCATTGTGTAGATAGTGATGGATACAGCTCAGACTGGAAAG ATGAAGAATTCTCGAGCTTGAATTCTGAAAGTGATCAAGTCAACACTGGCTCAACTTTGTACAGGCTGGAGATGATGAGAATAGAGCTATTCTCTGTGTATGGTGTCCAG TCTGAAGTTAGCTTGCAAGATTTTCTAGATGCTGAGCCTGATGTTCTTGCACATTCTACTCCAGCAATTGTAGAGCGGTTTGGCGAGATGGGTATTAGTTGCAATGTTGCTCTTAAAGCTCTTTGCAAAAAGAAGGGTCTGGATGTTGAG TCAGCTCATTTGATTGGGGTTGACAGTCTGGGCATGGATGTTAGGGTTTTCTCTGGGGTGGAAGTACAAACACATCGTTTTCCTTTCAAAGTCAAG GCGACTTCTGAAGTTGCAGCCGAGAAGCAGATTCAGCAACTTCTGTTTCCCCGTTCTCGCcgcaaaaaattaagaaatcatGTGGTTGGACTTCGGGATATGGATTCGTATTAA
- the LOC108992743 gene encoding uncharacterized protein At3g49140 isoform X6 — translation MAIAAATSLPLVPYCGACHAEGVCCSTSYWITNSCLIPSFDRRRVPGPAGISDRAYHPLEDLKVSRRIRYTKLSSAETARTTVEANNFALLVFPGMVHCEPHEQISWAEFQYVIDDYGDIYFEIFDDANILEDRGASNPVNVLIGMEIPIYKNRNKAAAHNISIEEGFFDDEVVDSEGPDIPVDWGMLDTSSLVHPIYFAKCLTMASSMEYNKKMDDPSNGVSIVGCLRPAFADEESYIRTLFHCVDSDGYSSDWKDEEFSSLNSESDQVNTGSTLYRLEMMRIELFSVYGVQSEVSLQDFLDAEPDVLAHSTPAIVERFGEMGISCNVALKALCKKKGLDVEATSEVAAEKQIQQLLFPRSRRKKLRNHVVGLRDMDSY, via the exons ATGGCGATCGCAGCTGCTACTTCACTCCCCCTCG TTCCTTATTGTGGTGCATGTCATGCAGAGGGGGTCTGTTGCTCAACATCATATTGGATAACAAACAGCTGCCTCATACCTTCTTTTGATCGTCGTAGAGTTCCCGGTCCTGCTGGCATAAG TGACAGAGCTTACCATCCTCTTGAAGATCTAAAAGTTTCCAGAAGAATCCGCTACACTAAACTTAGTTCAGCTGAAACTGCAAGAACCACAGTCGAG GCTAACAACTTTGCTTTGCTGGTCTTTCCTGGGATGGTACATTGTGAACCGCATGAACAAATTTCATGGGCTGAATTTCAGTATGTTATCGATGACTACGGAG atatatattttgaaatttttgatgaTGCAAACATCTTAGAAGATCGTGGAGCAAGTAATCCTGTG AATGTGTTGATTGGAATGGAGATTCCAATATATAAGAACAGAAACAAAGCTGCTGCACACAACATTTCTATTGAAGAAGGCTTTTTTGACGATGAG GTTGTGGATTCTGAAGGGCCTGATATTCCAGTGGACTGGGGAATGCTAGATACTTCTAGCTTGGTCCACCCTATTTATTTTGCTAAATGCTTGACGATG GCCTCTAGTATGGAgtacaataaaaaaatggatgatCCGTCAAATGGTGTTTCCATTGTGGGCTGCCTCAGACCTGCTTTTGCTGATGAAGAATCATATATTAGAACACTGTTTCATTGTGTAGATAGTGATGGATACAGCTCAGACTGGAAAG ATGAAGAATTCTCGAGCTTGAATTCTGAAAGTGATCAAGTCAACACTGGCTCAACTTTGTACAGGCTGGAGATGATGAGAATAGAGCTATTCTCTGTGTATGGTGTCCAG TCTGAAGTTAGCTTGCAAGATTTTCTAGATGCTGAGCCTGATGTTCTTGCACATTCTACTCCAGCAATTGTAGAGCGGTTTGGCGAGATGGGTATTAGTTGCAATGTTGCTCTTAAAGCTCTTTGCAAAAAGAAGGGTCTGGATGTTGAG GCGACTTCTGAAGTTGCAGCCGAGAAGCAGATTCAGCAACTTCTGTTTCCCCGTTCTCGCcgcaaaaaattaagaaatcatGTGGTTGGACTTCGGGATATGGATTCGTATTAA